ataagaaaaaacctaTAGAAAACTCACAAACCCATCACCAGCAACAATCCAATTAAGTCAATAACAAGTCAATattacaaacaaattaaaacacacacacacacacacacacacacacacacacacacacacacacacatatatatataaataatcaaagATGATAATTGTGaatgaaagaaacaagaaaaataaaactcactTGATACGAGCAAGTCTACGGTTTCTTTCATCATCAGCCAACAACTCATTCTTTAAAGTTTTACCCTCTTCCACAGAGACACGACAAGCAAGAATTTTagagttatttttaataccCAATTGAGAAAGACTGTTTTTTTCCTCACTGGTACAGTCTTTCAAGACTTTGCCAGCAAAAATTAGATTGATCGACTCAGTGCCCATGTTTGATCTCTTTGCAATCTCCTCTCTCAACATGAGCACTGTCCAATTCTCTGGTTCTACCTCTAAAACTCCAGCCCATGTTCCTGCTACCTTCAGTTTTGCCATTGAAGGAGAAGACATTGTGTTTTTGTCTTGTGGGCTTTGTGACTGTCTGTGTGAGGAGGGAATAAAAGTTAGTTTCTTTCGGGTTTTTACAAGGTTGAGTGACCATgaaagttttgttattttttgtttttgttttggcttTTGTGTAATTTCATTCCTTGGATATGACGCGGTTTCGGGTTTTCTGATTGGTCTGGCAATTGTGTTCTGCTTTCTGTGCCGTGTTGGATTGGCATGGTATTAATTCGTTTGGATTAGtgttaattgtaattttataaaatttattttgtatgaaagtattttaaaataatatttttttaaaataatttttaatattaacatatcaaaataatttaaaaacataataaatttaattttaaattttattgaaactcTAATAATGATATAGACTCGAATAAGTTTAAGAGCATGTTTAATAGTATGATAATGGTTACTTTAAAAAAGTTCTTTTTACtttgaaatgtatcaaaataatattttttattttaaaaatttatttttaacattagcatatcaaaataattaaaaatatataaaaaatattagtttgaaaaaaaaaataaaaaatattttttaaaataatacttttaaaatataaaaataaacaggattTAAATTAAGAGTGCGACCTGTGGTTAATTTACATTTAAACTCTTGATCTTTAGTGTATTTAAATATGGTATATGCTTATTTTAGGATAACTTAATTTAGTACGATCcaagtaaatataatttttcagatTATTAGCACTTTCTTTTATCCATGAGAGGgcaatttttgttatttgttttatactaTGGTGGATGATAGAGTCATATTGAAAGGATAATGATTGACAGGTGCACGTCATGGATGAACGCACTGGTTACGTGTTAGTTTATCACTCAAATAATTaaccattaaataaaatctttcttCAGTGAGAATGGGTGTATCTATGAAGTCAAAAGCTCCAGAATATGTAAAAGGATTCCGATGAAAATACCGATGAGTTTGCTTTTTTTATCGACAGCTCCGCCGATATtttcactattttatttttttgtttgttgttataATACCCAAACTAACAATTACCACCAGCACTGTCCACTGCCGCGCCGAGCATGTGAAAGATCTACATACCCAAAGATGAACGATTTCTTTTTAATGGGAGGAAGAAGATCACCATTCGACACCCAAGCTTGCATCGTCTGAAATAATTATTAGTCACTACTTTTTATAGCTTCATCGTTGGGGTGCTCTGAACTGGACCCTAATTATATATCATCATGGCATCTCAACTTGAGGAAGATCATGATTATTTGTCTGATGTTTTTGAATCAGATCATCCTCGTTGTGTTTTCATTGACAGAGGTAAAGCTTCAACCTTGTGGCCTTGGTAGAATATAATTTCTCCTTgtatcatataaaaattttatagttattaaacccggtttgaaaattgattcaattaaaGAATTAGATTCTAGATTTTATAGGTTAACTTGGGTCAaactggaaaaattaaaaaaatatttaaaattttaatattttatataaaaaaattcaatgtaaataaatactttcatgttataaataataaaattttaaaaatatatttaaatttttttcatattaaaaaatattatattattttcaaaaaattttgaaaaaaagcacACATCACTAAAATTTTCTCTATCTCTACCAAAAGTGAAAATAAGTTGTCGCCCCATTCTTCTTGCTCTTTCCCCTCCTTCAAGAGCACACCCCCACCTAATTGATTGGAAGACCTGTAACCACAagtaaaccaaataaaaagttaaaaacttgTGAGGAAATGGTCCGTATAAAAAACACTGATTATTCTGGAAGCGGCATTGCACCCACATAATTACCTTGTCATCACTAGAGCTGGCTAAAAAACGAGCATTGGCTTTCTAGCAAGGATCTTTAGGCAACAAAGAAGTTTGCTTCCATGTCTCTTCAATGTATTTCAAAATGACTAGTGATTCACATGTGACCTTACTCTCAACTCTCTCTTCTTCGACCATCTATTAGCAGCGGTCAAATGCAATAGCGTTCCTACTCTGTCTTCCTTTATAGTCTCTGTTGCTAATAGCAGCTCATTGTAGAAaacatgaagaaataaaaagggaaGTTGAATGACAAAAATcacatttgaagaaaaaaaactgggtTTTGTCGGGTTGTTATACCAGCCGATTACTTATAAAATCCAAACTGGTTCATTTATTGGATCAACTGGATCCTGGATCAACCAACGAGCTGGTTCGGGTTTAATAATCACGGAAAAAGGTATTGAACTTTAATAACATTTGGCCTAATTTCTTCGTGTCATGtaatttccattttctttttacatatttttattttttctttcctaatattatatttgttgacAAGATAAGATTTGAGTTCGAGATCTCTCTCTTGTTCTACAGTAGTAGttaactttatttgtttttatgttttaaaaatatttttttaaaaatttattttttttcttgttttaaattaatattttttgtggttttaaatcattttgatacgttgatgtcaaaaataattttaaaaaaataataataaaatattattttgatatattttcgagtaaaaaatactttaaaaaaataatcacaactaCACTCCCAAACAAACTAAAACCACCAATCAAGCAATCATAAAAATTTAGTCTTATTTTAGgtttaacaaatattatatattgttttctgTTGCAAAGATGGCTTAAAGATGAATAGGGGCATTGGATAAAACtataaatggattttttaaaaaataattaagaaatatcttttttattttttatgcatgtcTAATTAACAAGTGGAGTCTTGAATGATTTTCATTTCGTATTTGaggtttttattaaatgaatataatttttatttaataaaatataattaacaaatataccTTACTTTATTCTTAagatctttttattaaatagggAGGGTCTTGAATCATTGTTCAAGTTATCCATATATTCTGGCCAGCTTTATTCTATTGAAATATGCAATTTAAAGAATTGAATTATTCTTATAACCAACTTGCGGACTCAATTCCTGCAagtttcttgttcttgttccttttttttttttttttttgggaactATATTAGGGATAGTTCATTACTAAGCCTTACAATCTTTTTGAAGGAAAGAGCTCGAATTTGGAAGAGGCTCTTCAAGGCAGACCTTCAAAATCTATAACATATGTGGTTTGATTCAAAGCTGACCTAGCTATACCGTGGGCCGCTGCATTGAAAGTCCTATTAGGCTATCACCATATCCTAAAGCCTGGTTTCTGAGGTTGGGTTACAGGTCCTGGGTGGaccaaaaaaatctttatttttatcccATTGATgcgctaatatttttttttattattgagaaTGAGGtggatattatattttaaattatttttcatttgaaaaatatattaaaaaaataattttattattttttatataaaatgattaaaaaatacttaaaaaaattaattttaaataaaaaaatcattttttttagcaGAAAGCATTTTTGCCGCCAAACGCCACCAAAGGATCTTTGAATCGGGGTTGTCGATGCTTTTGTGATGAGTACTGTGTTGGGTTGTGttgcattatatatattaaaagtaatgttagtaaaaaaaattcataattgattgttttgcatttaaataataaatctcataaaataaaaatattttatttttacttaaaaaaatattccatccaataacaaaaaaacatggaacatcatatttaaaatgataactttttaacatgaaaaatatagcttaattggttaaattttaaatttgttttctaaaaatcacTAGTTCAGGTCTTATAAATCTTACAATAATTAGAAacttacataattattaatttcagtacctttaaaattaatcgaggtatATATAAACTATTCGGATATccactttaataataataaaaaataatcaattgtcTTTGATCATTAAAGTGTTAAACATAAACTACCtgcacattaataataaaataaaataaaagtaatcaaTTGTCTTTGATCGTTAAAGTGTTACAACTTTCAGCAACTCatcaggaaaagaaaaaaaaaacaaggatctCTTTAGTTTTTACGAACTGCAGATTCCATGAAGGAACGTATGCAGAAATCAAACGGGGTTGACTACAAGAAATGAAGAGTGAAAGAGCCATCTGCTTCGACTCCATTGATCAAAATTTGTTGCTTTCGATggcttttcttcctttttacaGATTGATGGAGTGTGCTAAGGGCATTGAAGGTGGTAACTTGGATGTTGCAGATTCACTTAATTTTGGCAGAAATTCGATCTCTAGCTCCTAAAGAAGAGAGCATATCGACGAGGAAAGTTGTCAATTAATACTGTGCTGAGGCTCTTGCCCTGCGTGCGTGTCTATGGAATACGTCCTCCATGGATCCTTTACCCTTGCTAACTCCATGCGATCCATCCCATTAGTATTGGCTCGAACATGTAATTAACATACAAGTGATCCTTacatttttaacctttttaaagTGGATGAAatctggggaaaaaaaaaaaccatgcctCTCTCTTTTCCATAGATATGAGGGTAACGTGGGAGAGTGATAGTGGAAGAAGAGGTCTGCCTGGTTGCATGGATGTCACAGTCTCAGTCTAAATCGCAATCAGAAAAGGGCGTTGGTCTCTAGCTAGGGTGAACTACGTACGGCATGCATGAGCATCCCTTATGTTATAATTCACTTTGTTAGGTTCTTCATCTGGGATCATTTTTAATGCTTGCGATATTGTGGAATGCAACCACCATTGTTAAGGCTCGAGAGTGAAGACTGTCAAGTTGTCTATGTCTGCAAATGCAGCATCCGATTAATGCCTTTTAGATCAAAGttaaatatctttaattattacagattatcaaaataaattggtGTTGACACTCTTCGTACCCATCAAAATCTGAAATAACTACAGAAGCCAGCGTAAAATCTCATCTCCCATGAAACAAATGTTTGCACAGATAACAAGAaagttgttaataaaaaataaaaaaacttttggacTTTCATGTGATTATTGGGATTTTGCATGATACTGAAATATTTAATACAATTGATTAAAAATCCCGTTGTCGGCCACTGCTCTCTTTAACCAGCACTTACCTACCCTTGCATGTTGTGGCCCTTACGTTTTACCAGCTCCTTCCAAAGATTCATTAACCTCATCCATCATCccgaaagaaattaaaagatttttttttaatattttttaaatcaaatcgaTTTTAATTAACTAGATCTACCAGATTTAATAGAATCAACTCACTTTGTTTAACTTaagtatatataataataacactGCATATAATATTTAGATTGAGGGATTAATGTACCCAACCTATAAATGTGTATCCGTACGTGGAGTTACCACTAACCCTTCATTGTTAATGAAAGAAAGGGCCGTGCTGAAGTCAAAATTAATAGGCACCAGTTCAGTGCCAAATTAATGCAAGGTTGGGATGATTAAGCTACATCTcccattattttttagtttgaaaaatgtttttaaaagattttttaattttttaatttttttttattttaaattaatttttttttaatattttcatatcattttaacacgcttatgtcaaaaataatatttttaaaataaaaataaaaaatattttaatatatttttaaataaaaaatattttaaaaaattaatctaatttaatcAACATGAATCCCTCTTAATTTCGGGCCCTCATGATCTTAAAGCCCTGTATTTAGTGTTCATCTGTCTTCTGTCTTATTGTAACTGTAGCCGAGACCCTGGTTGGTAGATTTTGTGCTAATTCAATGGGCCTAAGTTTTAATGCATTAGGTTTGAATTAAACTCCATGAGTAGGTTTCTGACAAATTTCATCAATGATTGTACTAACTGGTTTCATTTGATTATCCATCAATTAGTTTGTATTCGACCTTaatgattatattatattaatgaaattgaaattgaaattaaatttaaatgatgcATAATTTGTTTGaaggaaaatgttttctttcttatattttagttcaacttaaaaaaaaaaagtttttagagATGTTTGAGAGTactatgataaaaattattttttaaaaaaaatttatttaaaaatttattaaaataatattttttttaattttaaaaaattatttatgaattaattatcaaaacaatttaaaaatataaaacaataattttaaacataattttttaattcgttTTCAACTCTGCTTGGGTCGTGTTCCAAAAGCGTCTTCCTTGTAAACATAAAACTAGAGCAGCTTAGAAGTTTTTGTTTTGCCATGGCTTGGTCTTAAATTATTAAGCAAGGACAGAGCAATCGGATTAGGTAACCACTGGAAGTCTGCAAATCTAGCTGCTGATAGGTCAGGGCAAATTTATGAACCATTTTTCTTGTTAGGATTACAGGTAAAATATTGTATTCTTGAACGGAGGCTTCTGGTATAAACCAGTGAAGTCAGACCAACAGAGCTGGCAACCCAACTGGGCATTGGCTTTTGCTACCATGGCAGAAATTAGAAGGCACATAAACATGGTGCTACTGTAACAATCCTTTTCAAGTGTTTGGCCATGGCAATTGACATTCTAGAGGGCTTCAAAGTTCATGTCCACTGCCTGTTCCTAGAGGGCATCCCAAAATTAATGATGTTCTTAACCACTAATTATTGAGACACAAATTAAGGCTGATTTTTTTGACCAAGCTCAACCTCCACATTACTGTCATTGTCAATTTCAACTGCCATccaaatttcataaaaagataACACTTTTCCTTCCCCACCTTTTCAATTCATTTACTTGACCTTCTTATctgtttatatatgtatatctaTCTCAAGGACCACTCTTCACATGCAGGCATATCTCATATAGCATCACCACACCTTACGTTTTTGCATCATGTAACACAGCCAAAACTTTGTTATCTTTGGCTATGGACTGGTTCTCTTGGCTGTCAAAAAGCAGCCTCGAGCCCTCACTAATCTATGAGTATGGTCTTGCCTTTGCTCGTAATGAGCTCCAAGCAGAGGACTTGACGTACTTGAACCATGAGTTTCTTCAAAGTATGGGTATTTCAGTAGCCAAGCATAGGCTAGAAATACTCAAGCTTGCCAGGAAGGATGTTGGGGGAGGTCCACATAGCCTCTCTAAGTTCATTATGGCAATCAACAAGACCAAGAAGAGCATCCAGAAGTGTATCAATAAGTTGGTTTTTCATCGGGATTCTGCAGCATTTAAGGCTGAACTAGAGCCAGAGCTAGCTAGATATCAAGGACAGTGGAAAAGAGGAGCATTGACAAGGAAGTACAGGAGTGAGAAGGAGTTGATCAAAGTAGAGCAGCCTCCAATACTGAAAATCAGGAGACAAGCAAAATCTGGTCCTTTGGATACTAGGATGCAAGAGAATTTGATGCATGCCAATAGATGCTTGAAGCTGTCTGGGCCTCTGGATGGGAAAGTGCAGGAGAGATTGGTGTTTGCTTACAGGAGCCCAAAATTATATGGGACTTCAGATGGAAGGGTGCCACAAAGTTTGATGATGACTAATAGGAGCCCACAAGTACGTAGCCCCTTGGATGCAAGATCCACAAGCCCAAAAATTCATTGTGATTACAGCAAGGAAAGAAGAGGACTCAACGGTGATTTTGACGATCAGTCACTTTGGTCTGCACTTTTTCAAGACATGAAACCCACTTAATCGAATAATTGTTTTCTTGGTgtgtcttccttttttttttttttttggttcccaATCTTGAAACAAACTCTTGTATGTTTATGTACTTTTACTTGCATCTCTTTTTCAGCGTGATTTGGAGGTTTACCTTCAGACATCAAAACATAGTATGGCATTCTTTGGTTTCAATAATTTGGTATTCATTTGGCACAGTTGCTTCCACCAAGTCATTCTTCAGCTCTAATCCTGCTTCTCCTTTTTTGCGTTGGAGCTGAAATATTTAAGTTGAAGGACAAAAGTTTAGATAGGTTAGAGATTCATGGACCCAGTGACGAGGATATTGTCCTATTCTAGTCAGTTTGGCCACCCAATCAGTTGCTCTATCAGCAGTTCTAGCTATTTTTCAAACCCAACTATGAACAAAATTATGCATGAGAGCTCTGTTTTTTAAATCTGTGAGTGATGGGTCTAGACAAAACAGTCCTTGTGCATTTCACAGCCCAGGTGTTGGGTTAAAGATACGGCATAGGGGTCTCCTTACTCCTAAGCATGCTCCACGAGGCATGGTTTTATGTTTAAGGAAATCCAAAGTTGGTCTTTCCTCCTGGTAGAGCTAGGACGAACAGTACCCAAACTCAAGGCCAACTCTTAGCTGTTTTTCAGATTGGCCTAGGACAAGCTATGCCCGAATCCAAGATCATCTCTTAGCCTTCTCTTAATTAAACTCGATCACTTTTACATCTTTACTTGATGATCCCCTACATTATGCATAGGATTTGTTTTGCAGGAGATTATGACTCTCACGTCAAACTCTTCTCTAACAATTTCAAAGCTCATCAACTAGTCTTGAAAAAAGCTTAGCATCGTTTACTCCAGACTTTGTCGCTAAGCAATGAAGATTGTATGAGAATCAAACACATTCAACTGCCACTTCTTCTGCAACTGCGGCTGAGGAAACTTTAGCCATTTGAATACTACAAATGGTCCCTATACCTGCCAACTATTTGCATATGTAAATGATGCATCGAAATTGATCTTAATCTAGCTTTTTTAAGGAAGGACCCATCTGCTCTGTATTTGACGAGCAGCCACGGTTGGAGGCCTTGGTTCAGGGTCAGAATGGGAGAAGTTCTGTATTTACTCTGCTTGTTTTATTGCTTGGGCTGCTGCCTTTTCTGGCTACAAGTTACTCTTGTTGAAAACAAACTAATTTCTCGCCTTCCATTTAGCTCAACAGAGCTTCTAACTGCTACTCTGGCCTACAACATTCAAGCTGCATCTCATCAAAGAATCAATAGTGTCTTGTCCCATTTGGTGTTAAAGACCTTTTCTTACCTGATTCTAAACTCTACTACTTCAAATCAGTTACAATGGCCAAGTTGGGCGCGGCGCCTTGGGTGTAAATTTAGAGCTTCTATCAAATCCAATCCTATCGTAGACGGAAAGTATATCGA
The Populus nigra chromosome 3, ddPopNigr1.1, whole genome shotgun sequence genome window above contains:
- the LOC133688768 gene encoding uncharacterized protein LOC133688768 is translated as MDWFSWLSKSSLEPSLIYEYGLAFARNELQAEDLTYLNHEFLQSMGISVAKHRLEILKLARKDVGGGPHSLSKFIMAINKTKKSIQKCINKLVFHRDSAAFKAELEPELARYQGQWKRGALTRKYRSEKELIKVEQPPILKIRRQAKSGPLDTRMQENLMHANRCLKLSGPLDGKVQERLVFAYRSPKLYGTSDGRVPQSLMMTNRSPQVRSPLDARSTSPKIHCDYSKERRGLNGDFDDQSLWSALFQDMKPT